In one Halictus rubicundus isolate RS-2024b chromosome 14, iyHalRubi1_principal, whole genome shotgun sequence genomic region, the following are encoded:
- the LOC143361106 gene encoding uncharacterized protein LOC143361106, which translates to MRSTSVPCFVHVLLCVLVLSLRTGAESSSNSSSTQLLAEEEDEESLPQITLAEFKERYRRLIPYMTFYVASNYVNGQTPVPQTSAKEYQSDASLRKEPEPFARLANVRKAKVRLNDPSQDRKFVPSVQYDPRQLGNDNDYFAPVRYSAKIGHDDYPGQYQAYQRQKPAYPEATAIPSQFARKDHRYYTNARPSRPYSTNGRDHSPRKQLAKPNPALANVRDEYALNYNVRPIANGVHYPGKEFQGVPRPQLEPAQEKQPGPQLIRNPNVNLDQIVESLHLSERLPEILSRDNIDNSLRTLAEILNILHNKKKEEFPQVQQGPLIPLIKPPPRLKVSSAKRPQTRPKVITETRFQVTPNPLYITDDPERYKVTSYEEEIDPLPPQPVYLEDGLNSQKLEPNFMRDQLYKPEPGYVGNNKLLEYYIPVVQDSPIKNKEVFLPTVRPPVNHQLPGEGPNENSYEITENLNEDVLQQDQYPPPPPPPPPPSTATPETSVYSYTEPNKISTPKLSVPQTSVRYGATQGKAHVDYPAYSSIPLTNFSCKEQRYKGFFGDPETGCQVWHYCDLNGGKSSFLCPNGTIFSQVALTCDWWFNVKCETTTQLYVLNERLYKYILPVMPKFPEDFTGPEVDRYLELKFKEMEAKLKEKLKKEKEEKEKEKEKLKDKPAVKKNEEEEE; encoded by the exons TGCTATCTCTGAGAACGGGCGCGGAGTCCTCGTCGAACTCGAGCTCGACGCAACTACTGGCtgaggaggaggatgaagaatCCTTACCGCAGATAACGTTAGCGGAGTTCAAGGAGAGATACAGAAGATTGATACCCTACATGACGTTCTATGTCGCCAGCAACTACGTCAACGGGCAAACTCCGGTACCGCAGACCTCGGCGAAGGAGTACCAAAGCGACGCCTCGCTAAGAAAAGAGCCGGAGCCCTTCGCCAGGCTGGCCAACGTTAGGAAAGCGAAAGTTCGCCTAAACGACCCGAGTCAGGACAGAAAATTCGTTCCCTCCGTACAATACGACCCCCGCCAGCTGGGAAACGACAACGACTACTTCGCACCTGTTAGATACTCCGCTAAAATTGGTCACGACGATTATCCCGGTCAGTATCAAGCATATCAACGCCAGAAACCGGCGTACCCTGAGGCGACAGCTATACCGAGCCAGTTCGCACGCAAGGATCATAGATATTACACGAACGCGAGACCATCAAGACCTTACTCGACAAATGGTCGAGATCACTCACCCAGAAAACAATTGGCCAAGCCTAACCCGGCGCTGGCTAACGTTCGGGACGAGTACGCGTTGAACTATAACGTCAGACCAATTGCAAATGGAGTTCACTATCCCGGGAAGGAGTTCCAAGGAGTTCCAAGGCCGCAGCTAGAACCGGCCCAGGAGAAGCAACCGGGTCCCCAATTAATCCGAAATCCGAATGTGAATCTGGATCAGATAGTGGAGAGTTTGCACCTCAGCGAACGTCTTCCTGAAATACTGAGCAGAGACAACATCGACAACAGCTTGAGGACCCTGGCAGAGATACTGAACATCCTCCACaataagaagaaagaagagtTCCCGCAAGTTCAGCAAGGACCGCTGATCCCATTGATAAAACCACCGCCGAGGTTGAAGGTCTCGAGCGCGAAACGTCCGCAGACGAGGCCCAAGGTCATCACGGAAACGAGATTCCAAGTGACGCCGAATCCTCTGTACATAACCGACGATCCAGAGCGTTACAAAGTGACGTCGTACGAGGAGGAGATAGATCCTCTACCGCCTCAGCCGGTTTACTTGGAGGACGGTTTAAATAGCCAGAAACTGGAGCCGAACTTCATGAGAGACCAGCTATACAAGCCGGAGCCCGGCTACGTTGGGAATAATAAGCTGTTAGAGTACTACATCCCCGTGGTTCAGGATTCTCCGATCAAGAACAAAGAAGTGTTCCTGCCCACGGTTAGACCCCCGGTGAATCATCAGCTCCCGGGGGAGGGACCTAACGAAAACTCGTATGAGATCACGGAAAATCTGAACGAGGACGTGCTGCAGCAGGATCAATACCCTCCTCCTCCGCCGCCCCCTCCTCCACCGAGCACGGCGACCCCCGAGACTTCGGTTTACAGTTACACGGAGCCGAATAAAATTTCAACGCCGAAACTTAGCGTACCGCAGACGTCCGTGAGGTATGGAGCGACACAGGGGAAAGCTCACGTTGATTATCCCGCGTACTCCAGCATCCCGCTGACCAATTTCAGCTGCAAGGAACAACGGTACAAAGGGTTCTTCGGGGATCCCGAAACTGGATGCCAG GTGTGGCACTACTGCGATCTGAACGGAGGGAAATCGTCGTTTTTGTGCCCGAACGGTACCATATTCAGCCAAGTGGCCCTAACGTGCGACTGGTGGTTCAACGTAAAGTGCGAGACGACCACGCAATTATACGTGCTAAACGAACGACTCTACAAGTACATCTTGCCGGTAATGCCGAAGTTTCCCGAGGACTTTACCGGCCCGGAAGTAGATCGGTATTTGGAACTAAAATTCAAGGAAATGGAGGCGAAGCTGAAGGAGAAGttgaagaaggagaaggaggagaaggagaaggaaaaGGAGAAGCTCAAAGACAAACCGGCAGTGaagaaaaatgaagaagaagaagaatga